One genomic window of Solanum dulcamara chromosome 10, daSolDulc1.2, whole genome shotgun sequence includes the following:
- the LOC129870165 gene encoding uncharacterized protein LOC129870165: MQQQGTCQLSVIWRGKKFCLEMDPTATLKSLGDELLNLTNVRDDTMRLIVPTNKSSRLLYPFSEEHSCLKLEAASMLEGKSIRMLGVPKDEVDDIVQSAKADLRIVGFDEEEKRSRQRISNGFQSSLKLPQGPYVFCDFRTLHLPGIKLNPPASKALKLMHKLAADPGIVAIMNKHRWRVGIMTEMAPEGYVGVSPECILGFNKNHGEEISLRLRTDDLKGFRKYDSIKKTLLHELSHMVHSEHDVNFYALLKQLTEEAAKLDWSKSRGHTLSGHNLQHYEDDEDNDNLIGLSHKLGGQTSVFNARASSVVAAYSRLAQASTNPSEAIEMHQASNAGDSLQSNHLDALVEKQLDDVKVVSVDVPSDDQRKSEPDPDDCETGSPMKHEPHIELSSDDHMMRSLPPPLEAKLSEEPDPDDCSAEKLNTGTPSSLEPDPDEHTMGIEKKVTAGQNCHASLGHHVNEEERGSLTHTNQDYFPLGIKLVEPCTNNKDIIPDGISSTLIDEPDPDDQELQRIQDPVAIICSRLQKAIGVLRSQANPLEASRVVQTILKIIRNAIEHPDEVKFRKLRKSNPLIQRDVVNYSAAMDILSVIGFSEDAIINATGRTETYLILKRNDPGLLWLAKSSLETCIS, encoded by the exons ATGCAGCAGCAGGGGACATGCCAATTATCTGTTATATGGAGAGGAAAGAAGTTTTGTCTGGAGATGGATCCAACCGCTACTCTCAAATCACTGGGGGATGAATTGCTGAATCTCACCAATGTTAGAGATGATACAATGCGCCTCATTGTGCCTACTAATAAAAGTTCAAGACTTCTGTATCCTTTCTCTGAAGAGCATTCCTGCCTAAAATTGGAGGCAGCATCCATGCTTGAG GGGAAGTCTATTAGGATGTTGGGAGTGCCCAAAGATGAAGTAGATGACATTGTACAGAGTGCAAAGGCAGACCTCAGGATTGTGGGTTTTGATGAAGAGGAAAAGAGATCGAGACAAAGAATCTCAAATGGGTTTCAAAGTTCATTAAAACTTCCACAAGGGCCTTATGTCTTTTGTGATTTTCGGACGCTCCACCTTCCTGGTATAAAG TTGAATCCTCCTGCTTCAAAAGCTTTAAAACTAATGCACAAGCTTGCTGCTGATCCAGGAATTGTTGCAATCATGAATAAG CATCGTTGGCGTGTGGGTATCATGACAGAGATGGCACCAGAAGGCTATGTTGGTGTTTCTCCTGAATGCATTCTTGGTTTCAATAAG AATCACGGAGAGGAGATATCACTACGTCTTCGAACAGATGACCTCAAGGGTTTCAGGAAGTATGATAGCATCAAGAAGACACTCTTGCATGAACTT TCCCACATGGTACATTCTGAACATGATGTGAACTTCTATGCTCTGCTTAAGCAG CTTACTGAAGAAGCTGCTAAGTTGGACTGGTCTAAATCAAGAGGTCATACCTTGAGTGGTCACAATTTGCAACACTACGAAGACGATGAGGACAACGATAATCTAATTGGGTTATCACATAAGCTTGGAGGACAAACTTCAGTTTTCAATGCTCGAGCATCTTCAGTGGTTGCTGCCTACAGCCGTTTAGCACAGGCATCCACCAATCCCTCGGAAGCAATTGAAATGCATCAGGCATCTAATGCTGGTGACTCGCTGCAATCCAATCATTTAGATGCTCTAGTGGAAAAGCAACTGGATGATGTGAAAGTAGTTAGTGTTGATGTCCCATCTGATGATCAAAGAAAATCTGAACCTGATCCTGATGATTGTGAGACTGGCTCTCCCATGAAACATGAGCCTCATATAGAACTCAGTTCTGATGATCATATGATGAGAAGCCTTCCGCCTCCTTTGGAAGCTAAATTAAGTGAAGAACCTGACCCGGATGATTGCTCTGCAGAAAAACTCAATACAGGAACTCCTAGTTCTTTGGAACCTGATCCTGATGAGCACACTATGGGGATCGAAAAGAAAGTAACAGCTGGTCAAAATTGCCATGCTTCATTGGGGCACCATGTAAATGAGGAAGAGAGGGGATCTCTTACACACACCAATCAAGATTATTTTCCTCTAGGAATTAAGCTGGTAGAGCCATGTACTAATAATAAGGATATAATACCAGATGGAATTTCTAGTACACTGATTGATGAGCCTGATCCAGATGACCAGGAATTGCAGAGGATACAAGATCCTGTTGCCATTATTTGCAGTCGACTGCAGAAAGCAATAGGCGTGTTGAGATCTCAAGCAAATCCCTTAGAGGCCTCTAGAGTAGTGCaaactatattgaaaattataag GAATGCAATTGAACACCCAGATGAAGTGAAATTCAGAAAGCTGCGGAAG TCTAATCCTTTAATTCAGAGGGATGTGGTGAATTATTCAG